One genomic region from Croceicoccus sp. YJ47 encodes:
- the rpsN gene encoding 30S ribosomal protein S14 has protein sequence MAKLSSINKNERRKKLALKYAAKYAKLKAIADDESLEESERWIARLQMAEIPRNGNPTRIRNRCTTTGRPRGYYRKFGLNRIELRDLANKGMIPGVTKSSW, from the coding sequence AACGAGCGTCGCAAGAAGCTCGCTCTGAAATATGCTGCGAAATACGCGAAGCTGAAAGCTATCGCGGACGACGAATCGCTCGAGGAATCGGAGCGTTGGATCGCGCGGCTTCAGATGGCCGAAATCCCGCGCAACGGTAACCCGACGCGCATCCGCAACCGCTGCACGACCACCGGTCGCCCGCGTGGTTATTACCGCAAGTTCGGTCTCAACCGTATCGAACTGCGCGATCTTGCCAACAAGGGCATGATCCCGGGCGTAACCAAGTCGAGCTGGTGA
- the rplR gene encoding 50S ribosomal protein L18 → MAKLSLFERRRRRVRTALRERGNGRPRLSVHRTGRHIYAQVIDDAQGRTLAAASTLNGKSTGATADAAAQVGKDIAAAAKKAGVTSVVFDRGGFLFHGRVKALADAAREGGLEF, encoded by the coding sequence ATGGCAAAGCTTTCCCTTTTCGAACGTCGCCGCCGCCGGGTCCGCACCGCGCTGCGCGAGCGTGGCAATGGCCGCCCGCGTCTCTCGGTGCACCGCACCGGGCGCCACATCTACGCCCAGGTCATCGATGATGCGCAGGGCCGGACCCTGGCCGCGGCATCGACGCTCAACGGCAAGTCGACCGGCGCAACGGCCGATGCCGCCGCTCAGGTGGGCAAGGATATTGCCGCCGCCGCCAAGAAGGCGGGCGTGACGTCCGTGGTGTTCGACCGTGGCGGTTTCCTTTTCCATGGCCGCGTCAAGGCGCTGGCCGACGCCGCACGCGAAGGCGGGCTGGAGTTCTGA
- the rpsH gene encoding 30S ribosomal protein S8, which yields MAMTDPLGDMLTRIRNGQQAKKDSVLSPASKLRANVLSVLEREGYIRGYSEDETGKHKALRIELKYFEGEPAIKHVARVSKPGRRIYSGSKELPSVRGGLGITIVSTPRGVLSDAEARNENVGGEVLAEVF from the coding sequence ATGGCAATGACCGATCCCCTGGGTGATATGCTCACCCGTATCCGCAACGGCCAGCAGGCGAAGAAGGATTCCGTCCTTTCGCCCGCGTCCAAGCTGCGCGCGAATGTTCTCTCGGTTCTGGAACGCGAAGGCTACATCCGTGGCTATAGCGAAGACGAGACCGGCAAGCACAAGGCGCTGCGGATCGAACTGAAATATTTCGAAGGCGAACCTGCGATCAAGCATGTCGCCCGCGTGTCCAAGCCGGGCCGCCGCATCTACTCGGGCAGCAAGGAGCTTCCCAGCGTGCGTGGCGGTCTTGGTATCACCATCGTCTCGACGCCGCGTGGCGTGCTTTCGGATGCCGAAGCGCGCAACGAGAACGTCGGCGGCGAAGTGCTTGCGGAGGTGTTCTGA
- the rplF gene encoding 50S ribosomal protein L6 has product MSRIGKRAVPMPSNVEAKIADDVLTVKGPKGTLTLGLADNISYEVRDGEISVQPANDSKEARAFWGMQRTLVSNLVEGVTEGYTKVLEINGVGYRAQASGRKLKLQLGFSHDVDLDVPEGVEVKTPDQTTIEISGIDKQAVGQFAAEIRRWRKPEPYKGKGIKYRGEYVFRKEGKKK; this is encoded by the coding sequence ATGAGCCGCATCGGTAAACGCGCCGTCCCCATGCCCAGCAATGTCGAGGCGAAGATCGCCGATGACGTGCTGACGGTGAAGGGGCCCAAGGGCACGCTGACCCTCGGACTGGCCGACAACATTTCCTACGAAGTGCGTGACGGCGAAATCTCCGTGCAGCCTGCGAACGATTCCAAGGAAGCACGGGCTTTCTGGGGCATGCAGCGTACGCTGGTTTCCAACCTCGTCGAAGGTGTCACCGAGGGTTACACCAAGGTGCTCGAGATCAACGGCGTTGGCTATCGTGCACAGGCTTCGGGGCGCAAGCTCAAGCTGCAGCTCGGTTTCAGCCACGACGTCGATCTCGATGTGCCGGAGGGTGTCGAGGTGAAGACGCCCGATCAGACCACGATCGAGATCAGCGGCATCGACAAGCAGGCCGTCGGCCAGTTCGCCGCCGAGATTCGCCGCTGGCGCAAGCCCGAACCCTACAAGGGCAAGGGCATCAAATATCGCGGCGAGTATGTCTTCCGCAAGGAAGGGAAGAAGAAGTAA